The region GGCGCCGTCGGCGGCGGCTTCGATCGGCAGCCCGGACGCACCCGGCGGCACCAGCGCCAGCCAGCCGTGCTCCACGATGTCCTCGCCGACCTTGACGGTGCCGTCCAGCGGCACGATCGCGTACTCGAAGTCGGTGACGGCAGGCAGCGTGGTCGCGCCCACCCGCACGGTGACCTCGGCGCCGACCAGTCGTGTGTCGGCGCGCGCAGGTGACGTCGCGTCGCCCAGCGTCCCGATCAGCACGGCGGCCTCGCCCGTGCCGACGTCGACGCGCGGCAGGTCGGCATGGTGCTCGAACGCCGAGCCGCCGTGGCGCGTCTGCTCGGGCTGGGCGATCCACAACTGCACGCCACGCAGCGGCGCCGGAGCTCCCAGCTCGGCATGGGCGATGCCGAGCCCCGCGGTCATGAGGTTCAGCTGGCCGGGTCGGATCGCCTGCTCCGAGCCGAGCGAGTCGCTGTGGACGGCCTCGCCGTCGAGCAGCCAGGTGACGGTCGCCAACCCGATGTGTGGATGGGGGCCGACCTCCATCGGATCCGGATCGAGCCCGTCGGCCGGCAGGATCAGATCGGTGAAGCACCACGCGCCGACCGTGCGGCGGCCCTTGGTGGGCAGCACCCGCGAGATGCGCATGCCGCCGACCGACGCCTGGCGACCTTCGCGCACCTCCACGCCGGCCAGTTCCTCGTCGACGCAGGCGGCGTCCTTCGGTTCGATCGGTCCGCTCATCGCCAACCCTCCAGCCGGATGGTCCTGCCGGGGCGTCACACGCGGACCCTGCGGTCCGCCCGTGGGCCGGTCATCGCACGTCCGACCGAGTCTACGTACGCGCGGTCACGACCGCGTACGCCGCGGGGTCGGTGACCACCGGATCGTGCGGATAACCGACCCCGGTCGGCAGGCCGCGCGCCCGCCGCAACGCCATCGCCCCGAGCACGACCGCGCCCAGCGCCGCGGGCACCGCCGCGAGCAGCAGCATGAAGGCGGCGGGCGACAGCACCCGCAGGGCGATCCCGGCGATCGCCTGTCCGGTGCCCGCGCCGATCAGGATCATGGCCGGGTACAGCGCGAACCCCTCCGCCTGACGTGGCTCGGCGACGATGCGTTGCAGCGACAGGCTGGCCAGGGCGTTGAGCGGTGCGATCGGGACACCGACGACGAACAGTCCGGCCGCCAGCACCAGCACGCTCGCCGCGACGGCCGTCGGCACGAACGACAGCGCGAACATCAGCAGCAGGCCGGCGGCCATGGCGCGCCCGTAACGCAGCGGATCGCGCAGGTTCGCCGCGACCAGGCCCGCCAGCCCGCTGCCCAGTGCCGCCAGCGCCAGCAGCGGCCCGGCGGTGGCGGGTTCCCACCCGAACGACTCGAGCCGCGCGGGGACCGACGCCTCCCACCCGCCGAGCGCCAGCCCGGGCCCGAACGCCAGCAGGTAGACGCTCAGTGCGCCCCTCGTGCGCCACGGTGCGGGTCCGGCAAGCGACAGGTCGGCAGCCGGCGGACGTCGGGGCAGGCCCCCGATGAGCACCGCGGCCA is a window of Euzebyales bacterium DNA encoding:
- a CDS encoding pirin family protein, which encodes MSGPIEPKDAACVDEELAGVEVREGRQASVGGMRISRVLPTKGRRTVGAWCFTDLILPADGLDPDPMEVGPHPHIGLATVTWLLDGEAVHSDSLGSEQAIRPGQLNLMTAGLGIAHAELGAPAPLRGVQLWIAQPEQTRHGGSAFEHHADLPRVDVGTGEAAVLIGTLGDATSPARADTRLVGAEVTVRVGATTLPAVTDFEYAIVPLDGTVKVGEDIVEHGWLALVPPGASGLPIEAAADGARFMLLGGEPLGEPITMWWNFVGRDRDEITAAWRAWRDHDDDRFGPVASRLDRIDAPAPPWVRAG